From one Pseudomonas sp. S35 genomic stretch:
- a CDS encoding HutD family protein, whose translation MSAVTVWRAADYVRMPWKNGGGSTEEITRDAGTGLDGFGWRLSIADIAESGGFSTFAGYQRVITVIQGAGMVLTVDGEEQRGLLPLQAFAFKGDSQVSCRLITGPIRDFNLIYSPQRYHARLQWVDGAQRFFSSAQTVLVFSVADEVKVLGEKLGHHDCLQVDGNTGLLDISVSGRSCIIELTQRG comes from the coding sequence ATGAGTGCAGTCACCGTCTGGCGCGCCGCCGATTACGTACGCATGCCGTGGAAAAACGGCGGTGGCAGCACCGAAGAAATCACCCGTGACGCAGGCACCGGCCTGGATGGCTTTGGCTGGCGGCTGTCGATTGCCGATATCGCCGAATCGGGTGGCTTCTCTACCTTCGCCGGCTACCAGCGCGTGATCACTGTGATCCAGGGCGCGGGCATGGTGTTGACGGTGGACGGTGAAGAGCAGCGCGGCCTGTTACCGCTGCAGGCCTTCGCGTTCAAGGGTGACAGCCAGGTATCGTGCCGATTGATCACAGGGCCTATTCGCGATTTCAACCTGATTTACTCGCCCCAGCGTTACCACGCACGGTTGCAATGGGTGGATGGCGCGCAGCGTTTTTTCAGCTCGGCGCAGACGGTGCTGGTGTTCAGTGTGGCGGATGAGGTGAAGGTGTTGGGCGAGAAGCTCGGGCATCATGATTGTCTGCAGGTGGACGGTAACACTGGGCTTTTGGATATCTCGGTCAGTGGCCGCAGTTGCATCATTGAACTGACTCAGCGCGGTTAA